From a single Lolium rigidum isolate FL_2022 chromosome 7, APGP_CSIRO_Lrig_0.1, whole genome shotgun sequence genomic region:
- the LOC124675862 gene encoding AAA-ATPase At3g28610-like produces the protein MMGMLDSFRSSAWIYLTPVAAACAPIGVLRTYFNQHLRRPVRRFLPFLDPFVTIDIAAKPEDHSCSYYNSKAKSSDAYAEVLAYLSVVCSRDARQLRAEGADEGHGFVLSLREGQEVADEFRGVTMWWSAVVEDKASHRSTGRCCRLTFHEKHRRLVVDEYLPHVRRTGQDVTVGNRPRRLYTNKNNRDYGSPRDEVWSYINFDHPTTFDTLAMDPDEKQSIMDDLDDFRNNKDYYRRIGRAWKRGYLLHGPPGTGKSTMIAAMANYLNYDIYDIELTTLHSNYDLRKLFIETKSKSIVVIEDIDCSLDLSGHRATMMPPTQDDELDDVASERKRRRGSMLTLSGLLNFIDGLWSAHSGERIIVFTTNHLDKLDPALIRRGRMDKHIEMSYCRFEAFRTLAENYLEVDEHPLFDAIKELLQVVDITPADVAECIMMSKRAARDADACLGSLVHELKKKLEDKEERKKVEEHDAKMATDEKLASENGKKHNAEEDAAAKPNGREAMANGVSESSSCSEEDC, from the coding sequence ATGATGGGAATGCTCGACAGCTTCCGCTCGTCGGCGTGGATCTACCTGACGCCGGTGGCCGCGGCGTGCGCGCCCATCGGGGTGCTGAGGACCTACTTCAACCAGCACCTCCGCCGGCCCGTGCGCCGGTTCCTCCCGTTCCTCGACCCCTTCGTCACCATCGACATCGCCGCCAAGCCTGAAGACCACTCCTGCTCCTACTACAACAGCAAGGCCAAGTCCAGCGACGCCTACGCGGAGGTGCTCGCCTACCTCAGCGTCGTCTGCTCGCGGGACGCGCGCCAGCTCCGCGCCGAGGGCGCCGACGAGGGCCACGGCTTCGTGCTCAGCCTCCGCGAGGGCCAGGAGGTGGCGGACGAGTTCAGGGGCGTCACCATGTGGTGGTCGGCCGTCGTGGAAGACAAGGCGTCGCACCGCTccacggggaggtgctgccgactcACGTTCCACGAGAAGCACCggaggctcgtcgtcgacgagtacCTACCTCATGTCCGCCGCACGGGACAGGATGTCACGGTCGGCAACCGCCCCCGCAGGCTCTACACCAACAAGAACAACCGCGACTACGGTAGTCCGAGGGATGAGGTGTGGAGCTACATCAACTTCGACCATCCGACCACCTTCGACACGCTCGCCATGGATCCAGACGAGAAGCAGAGCATCATGGACGACCTTGACGACTTCCGCAACAACAAGGACTACTACCGACGCATCGGCAGGGCCTGGAAGCGTGGCTACCTCCTCCACGGCCCTCCGGGCACCGGCAAGTCCACCATGATCGCCGCCATGGCCAACTACCTCAACTACGACATCTACGACATCGAGCTCACCACGCTGCACTCCAACTACGACCTCCGCAAGCTCTTCATCGAGACCAAGAGCAAGTCCATCGTCGTCATCGAGGACATCGACTGCTCCCTCGACCTCAGCGGCCACCGCGCCACCATGATGCCTCCCACGCAAGACGACGAGCTCGACGACGTCGCCAGCGAGAGGAAGCGCAGGAGAGGCAGCATGCTCACGCTGTCCGGCCTGCTCAACTTCATCGACGGCCTCTGGTCGGCGCACAGCGGCGAGCGCATCATCGTCTTCACCACCAACCACCTCGACAAGCTCGACCCGGCGTTGATCCGCCGGGGCCGGATGGACAAGCACATCGAGATGTCCTACTGCAGATTCGAGGCCTTCAGGACGCTCGCCGAGAACTACCTCGAGGTTGACGAGCACCCGCTgttcgacgccatcaaggagctgCTGCAGGTGGTTGACATCACTCCCGCGGATGTGGCGGAGTGTATCATGATGTCAAAGCGCGCAGCTCGCGACGCGGACGCTTGTCTTGGGAGTTTGGtacacgagctcaagaagaaattgGAGGACAAGGAGGAACGGAAGAAGGTTGAGGAGCACGATGCAAAGATGGCTACCGATGAGAAACTTGCGTCCGAAAATGGGAAGAAGCACAACGCCGAGGAGGATGCGGCTGCAAAACCAAATGGCAGGGAAGCCATGGCTAACGGTGTGAGTGAAAGTTCTAGCTGTTCTGAGGAGGATTGTTag